In one window of Posidoniimonas corsicana DNA:
- the glgX gene encoding glycogen debranching protein GlgX, translated as MNRTRSTGRSSPLGATPAEGAANFSLYSRAATGVDLLLFDRDDDAVPSRVIRLDPRSQRTYHYWHAQVDGVQPGQLYGYRVHGPANPTHGLRFDPDKLLLDPYGRGVAIPTGYSREAASQPGDNTAAAMKSVVVDPAVYDWHGDLPLRRPASHTIIYEMHVRGFTRHPSSGLSETLRGSYAGLVEKIPYLQQLGVTAVELLPVFQFDSGDAPPGRSNYWGYSPVSFFAPHVAYSSRGTPQGAIDEFRDMVKALHRAGIEVILDVVFNHTAEGNEHGPTLCFRGVDNPTYYMLEGGGERYANYTGCGNTFNANHPVVRRLIVDSLRYWVEHFHVDGFRFDLASILSRDPSGRPLPNPPVLWDIETDPALAGTKLIAEAWDAGGLYQVGSFIGDAWREWNGRFRDNVRDFFRGEPGAVRRIADGMVGSPELYGHKQREAEQSVNFVTCHDGFTLNDLVSYNAKHNEANGEENQDGADDNRSWNCGAEGPTPDPAVQRLRNRQAKNLITATMLSLGTPMLLMGDEMRRTQRGNNNAYCQDNELSWFDWGNVKTHADLHRFVKLLCARRATRDAEHELRRTSIGLRLREAKLQWHGVRLRQPDWGDSSRSIALGGELARERLAFHFILNAYWEPLAFDLPTPGASRWRRWIDTARESPDDIMPWDEAPEVLGDSYPASDHSVVVLFASSEPS; from the coding sequence ATGAACCGCACCAGGAGCACCGGTCGCAGCTCTCCGCTCGGCGCCACGCCCGCCGAAGGCGCCGCCAACTTCAGCCTCTACTCGCGCGCCGCAACAGGCGTTGACCTCCTGCTGTTCGACCGCGACGACGACGCGGTCCCCTCACGGGTCATCCGGCTCGACCCGCGGTCCCAGCGCACCTACCACTACTGGCACGCGCAGGTGGACGGGGTGCAGCCGGGCCAGCTCTACGGCTACCGCGTCCACGGCCCCGCCAACCCCACGCACGGGCTGCGATTCGACCCGGACAAGCTCCTGCTGGACCCGTACGGACGCGGTGTCGCGATCCCGACCGGCTACAGCCGTGAAGCCGCCTCCCAGCCCGGCGACAACACCGCGGCCGCGATGAAGAGCGTCGTGGTCGACCCCGCCGTCTACGACTGGCACGGCGACCTGCCGCTGCGTCGACCGGCGTCGCACACGATCATCTACGAGATGCACGTCCGCGGCTTCACGCGCCACCCCAGCTCCGGGCTGAGCGAAACCCTTCGAGGCTCCTACGCGGGGTTGGTCGAGAAGATCCCCTACCTGCAGCAGCTGGGCGTCACGGCCGTGGAGCTCCTGCCCGTCTTCCAGTTCGACTCCGGGGACGCGCCGCCGGGCAGGAGCAACTACTGGGGCTACTCGCCGGTGTCGTTCTTTGCTCCCCATGTTGCGTACAGCTCACGCGGAACGCCCCAGGGTGCCATTGACGAGTTCCGCGACATGGTCAAAGCACTGCACCGCGCGGGCATCGAGGTGATCCTGGACGTTGTGTTCAACCACACCGCCGAGGGGAACGAGCACGGCCCGACCCTCTGCTTCCGCGGAGTTGACAACCCGACCTACTACATGCTGGAGGGCGGCGGCGAGCGTTACGCTAACTACACCGGCTGCGGAAACACGTTCAACGCCAACCACCCGGTCGTCCGTCGGCTGATTGTCGACAGCCTCCGCTACTGGGTAGAGCACTTCCACGTGGACGGCTTCCGGTTCGACCTTGCCTCGATCCTGTCACGCGACCCCTCCGGCCGCCCGCTGCCGAACCCGCCCGTGCTCTGGGACATCGAGACCGACCCGGCCCTAGCCGGAACGAAGCTCATCGCCGAGGCGTGGGACGCCGGCGGGTTGTACCAGGTGGGCAGCTTCATCGGCGACGCCTGGCGCGAGTGGAACGGACGCTTCCGAGACAACGTCCGCGACTTCTTCCGCGGCGAGCCAGGGGCCGTGCGGCGGATCGCCGACGGGATGGTCGGCAGCCCGGAGCTCTACGGGCACAAGCAGCGCGAGGCGGAGCAGAGCGTCAACTTTGTAACCTGCCACGATGGCTTCACGCTCAACGACCTGGTCTCGTACAACGCGAAGCACAACGAGGCCAACGGGGAAGAGAACCAAGATGGCGCCGACGACAACCGCAGCTGGAACTGCGGCGCCGAGGGTCCAACGCCCGACCCGGCGGTGCAGCGTCTCCGCAACCGGCAGGCAAAAAACCTCATCACGGCCACGATGCTCTCGCTCGGCACACCGATGCTCCTCATGGGCGATGAGATGCGACGCACGCAACGCGGCAACAACAACGCCTACTGCCAGGACAACGAGCTGAGCTGGTTCGACTGGGGCAATGTGAAAACGCACGCCGACCTGCACCGGTTCGTCAAACTGCTGTGCGCAAGGCGTGCAACCCGTGACGCCGAGCACGAACTGCGGCGGACCAGCATCGGCTTGCGGCTGAGGGAAGCCAAGCTGCAGTGGCACGGGGTCCGACTACGGCAGCCCGATTGGGGCGACTCGTCCCGGAGCATCGCGCTCGGCGGCGAACTAGCCCGCGAGCGGCTCGCCTTCCACTTCATCCTCAACGCCTACTGGGAACCGCTGGCGTTCGACCTGCCCACGCCGGGCGCCAGTCGCTGGCGGCGCTGGATCGACACGGCCCGCGAGTCGCCAGACGATATCATGCCGTGGGACGAGGCGCCGGAGGTCCTTGGAGACTCGTACCCCGCGTCGGACCACTCGGTTGTCGTCCTGTTCGCCTCGAGCGAGCCGAGCTAG
- a CDS encoding polysaccharide deacetylase family protein, producing MAIGTECFAFRRAAFAASLLLGVATASGAEDWAEVLGYPPGKKVVVLHANEMGLCFETNEAVAALIEDGTSLSASAMAPCVWFPHAADYAKGHPDSDVGLELTLTSEWPLYRWAPVSGRQGPTSLSDSHGYLWRSVLQMAVSASSEDVSRELDAQLLRAERTGMRPTHLTTHLGALYARPDLAGVYLDFARKNWIPAVVVDLTPELMAHFADHGLQVSDSLAQLIAEYPLPKLRELRIVPRTESYEEKLTKTLTLIDNLPAGISQLVFAPATESDALKSLTPDWRQYVWDFELLRDDKLKQRLSKDDVVLTTWTEIMRRFDASAR from the coding sequence ATGGCGATTGGTACTGAGTGTTTCGCATTCCGAAGGGCCGCGTTTGCCGCGAGTCTGTTGCTGGGAGTGGCGACGGCCAGCGGCGCTGAGGACTGGGCCGAGGTGCTCGGGTACCCTCCGGGCAAGAAAGTCGTTGTGCTGCACGCTAACGAGATGGGGCTCTGCTTTGAGACCAACGAAGCGGTGGCCGCCCTGATCGAGGACGGCACGTCCCTTTCGGCTAGCGCAATGGCGCCCTGTGTGTGGTTTCCGCACGCGGCCGATTACGCCAAAGGCCACCCCGATTCCGATGTTGGGTTGGAGCTGACGCTCACCAGCGAGTGGCCGCTCTACCGCTGGGCCCCCGTGAGCGGTAGGCAGGGCCCGACGTCACTCAGCGATAGCCACGGCTACCTGTGGCGTAGCGTGCTCCAGATGGCGGTCAGCGCCAGCAGTGAGGACGTGAGCCGTGAGCTCGACGCGCAGCTGCTCCGCGCCGAACGGACGGGGATGCGGCCCACACACCTCACCACCCATCTCGGCGCGCTATACGCCCGGCCGGATCTTGCGGGCGTGTACCTCGACTTCGCGAGGAAGAACTGGATCCCGGCAGTCGTTGTCGATCTGACGCCTGAGCTAATGGCGCACTTTGCCGACCACGGCCTGCAGGTGTCAGACAGTCTCGCCCAGTTGATTGCCGAATACCCGCTCCCGAAGCTGCGAGAACTACGGATCGTGCCGCGCACGGAGTCCTACGAGGAGAAGCTTACCAAGACGCTCACGCTTATCGACAATCTTCCTGCGGGGATCTCGCAATTGGTGTTCGCGCCCGCGACGGAATCCGACGCCCTCAAGTCCCTCACGCCCGACTGGCGGCAGTATGTGTGGGACTTCGAGCTCCTGCGGGATGACAAGCTGAAGCAACGCCTGTCGAAGGACGACGTTGTCCTCACGACCTGGACTGAGATTATGCGTCGGTTCGACGCGTCGGCCCGCTAG
- a CDS encoding RNA 2'-phosphotransferase yields MDAQSLKKISKQLSYVLRHRPDSVGLELGEGGWVRVDDLIAAFASYGKSLSASVLEQVVAENDKQRFEFSEDGLRIRARQGHSAEVDLGYDPATPPDVLYHGTATRHLDSILQQGLVKGRRHHVHMSTDKETMIQVGMRHGKPVLLSIDARRMVANGFEFYVTGNGVWLTDHVPCEYLRRV; encoded by the coding sequence ATGGACGCTCAATCACTCAAGAAGATCAGTAAACAACTCAGTTACGTGCTCAGGCACCGCCCCGACTCAGTTGGACTCGAATTGGGAGAAGGGGGCTGGGTCCGCGTTGACGACCTCATCGCTGCCTTTGCCAGCTATGGCAAGTCTTTGTCGGCGTCGGTCCTGGAACAGGTCGTCGCCGAAAACGACAAACAGCGATTCGAGTTCTCCGAGGACGGGCTTCGGATTCGGGCTCGGCAGGGGCATTCAGCGGAAGTGGATCTTGGGTACGATCCGGCGACGCCTCCTGACGTGCTCTATCACGGCACGGCCACGCGTCATCTCGACTCCATCCTCCAGCAGGGGCTCGTCAAGGGCCGCCGCCACCACGTGCATATGTCGACCGACAAGGAGACAATGATCCAAGTCGGGATGCGACACGGCAAGCCTGTGTTGCTGTCGATTGATGCAAGAAGAATGGTTGCAAACGGCTTTGAGTTCTACGTGACTGGCAACGGAGTGTGGCTTACGGATCACGTTCCTTGCGAGTACCTGCGGAGGGTGTAG
- a CDS encoding ADP-ribosylglycohydrolase family protein, whose product MPTGICVEERFVGCLLGLAVGDALGAHFEGQSPDFMERRYRSATDLIDHPPPGELWYTDDTQMAIGVAETLVACGRIDDEVLCSRFAANYLPQRGYGRGAKVVLQAMCDGEDHRFWAENLFEGGSFGNGAAMRVAPVGLLFRDDHDAVWEQARQSSLPTHIHPLGIEGAQVIALAVAIASSFDQLDRSSFFEELASRCASVEYSGPLRRAGRLEDDRDLGLFGNGIEATASVVTAVAAFGLTPDSYEETIGNAILLGGDTDTIAAMAGAISGAYLGVNTIAGHLLNNLEDRKQGRTYIKQLAKNLHGRHADAVR is encoded by the coding sequence ATGCCCACGGGCATTTGTGTGGAAGAACGATTCGTTGGCTGCCTGCTCGGTTTGGCGGTCGGAGATGCTCTCGGTGCCCACTTCGAAGGGCAGTCGCCCGATTTCATGGAGCGGCGCTATAGGTCGGCGACCGACCTGATCGACCACCCGCCTCCGGGCGAGCTGTGGTACACCGACGATACGCAGATGGCGATAGGCGTTGCCGAAACGCTCGTTGCTTGCGGGCGGATCGACGATGAGGTGCTCTGTTCCCGATTCGCTGCGAACTACCTGCCGCAGCGTGGGTACGGTCGTGGGGCTAAGGTGGTCCTTCAGGCGATGTGCGACGGAGAAGATCATCGATTCTGGGCTGAGAACTTGTTCGAAGGTGGATCTTTCGGCAATGGCGCCGCGATGCGAGTCGCTCCGGTGGGGTTGTTGTTCCGTGACGATCATGACGCCGTCTGGGAGCAGGCCCGACAGTCTTCGCTGCCGACTCACATTCATCCGCTTGGTATTGAGGGGGCTCAGGTCATCGCGTTGGCGGTGGCGATTGCGTCGTCGTTTGATCAGCTTGACCGCAGTTCGTTCTTCGAAGAGCTGGCTTCGCGGTGCGCGTCCGTCGAGTATAGCGGGCCGCTGAGGCGAGCCGGTCGATTGGAGGATGACCGCGACTTGGGGCTCTTCGGTAACGGTATTGAGGCAACCGCGTCGGTCGTGACGGCGGTCGCTGCCTTCGGGCTCACGCCCGATTCGTACGAAGAGACGATTGGCAACGCAATCCTGCTCGGCGGCGACACGGACACAATCGCGGCGATGGCAGGCGCCATCAGCGGGGCCTATCTCGGTGTCAATACGATCGCGGGGCACCTGCTCAATAACCTCGAAGATCGAAAGCAGGGGAGAACCTACATCAAACAGCTAGCAAAGAACCTTCATGGAAGACATGCGGATGCGGTCCGATAG
- a CDS encoding macro domain-containing protein, with protein sequence MPLPIEIWLIHPEREAAEAFSERFEGLPTVRVIQTAYEGLDAHDCFVTAANCYGIMNAGIDAAVVRLHGVELCKRIQHRILDEFLGEQPVGTAIIEPTGSSHSLYVCHAPTMRVPGSIRGTDNVYLATFAALTAVYRYNTAHDHPIRTVVLPAMGCGFGGMDYSESGRQMAAAYKHYLSPPHQLDWNNVIEREKRIRYDGEQQVVR encoded by the coding sequence GTGCCACTACCGATCGAGATATGGCTGATCCATCCGGAACGAGAGGCTGCCGAGGCGTTTAGCGAGCGATTCGAGGGACTTCCCACGGTACGAGTGATTCAGACGGCCTACGAGGGGCTGGATGCCCACGATTGCTTTGTGACGGCGGCGAACTGCTACGGGATCATGAATGCCGGTATCGACGCTGCAGTTGTGAGGCTGCACGGGGTCGAGCTGTGCAAACGGATTCAGCATCGGATACTCGATGAGTTCCTCGGAGAACAACCTGTCGGCACTGCAATCATTGAACCAACCGGGAGTTCTCACAGTCTCTACGTGTGTCACGCGCCTACGATGCGGGTTCCAGGTTCGATTCGCGGAACCGACAACGTCTACCTCGCCACGTTCGCCGCACTGACGGCAGTGTATCGGTACAACACCGCCCACGATCATCCGATCCGCACGGTTGTTCTGCCAGCAATGGGGTGCGGATTCGGAGGAATGGACTACTCAGAGTCTGGGCGCCAAATGGCAGCCGCCTACAAACACTACTTGAGCCCGCCCCACCAGCTTGATTGGAACAACGTTATCGAGCGGGAAAAGCGCATCCGGTACGATGGTGAACAGCAAGTCGTGCGATAG
- a CDS encoding NUDIX hydrolase produces MSDINPTPVYEGRHVSMLRRGGWEYAVRNIARSAVGIVAVTDAGDVVLVEQHRPPVNQTVIELPAGLSGDIVGKEDEALVEAAKRELLEETGYVADRWTELMTGYSSPGLTDESITLFLAEGLQRQGPGGGDASEDITVHEAPLGDVLTWLRSRSAVADLKLLAGLFAASEALRSRKGGD; encoded by the coding sequence ATGTCAGACATCAATCCAACGCCAGTCTACGAGGGACGACACGTGTCAATGCTCAGGCGTGGCGGGTGGGAGTATGCCGTGCGCAACATCGCCCGATCCGCGGTTGGCATTGTGGCCGTTACAGATGCTGGTGATGTCGTTCTGGTGGAGCAGCACCGGCCTCCTGTTAATCAGACCGTTATCGAACTTCCCGCGGGCCTGAGCGGTGACATTGTCGGCAAGGAAGATGAGGCGCTTGTCGAAGCGGCGAAACGGGAGCTGCTCGAGGAAACCGGCTACGTTGCAGATCGGTGGACTGAACTAATGACCGGGTATTCGTCGCCGGGCTTGACCGACGAGTCGATCACGCTTTTCCTGGCCGAGGGCTTGCAGCGGCAAGGCCCTGGTGGGGGCGATGCTAGCGAGGACATCACCGTTCACGAGGCGCCTCTTGGCGACGTGTTGACCTGGCTGCGAAGCAGGTCGGCAGTCGCGGATCTCAAGCTCTTGGCTGGACTATTCGCTGCGTCTGAGGCATTGAGGAGTCGGAAAGGGGGTGACTAG
- a CDS encoding ADP-ribosylglycohydrolase family protein, with product MNGIQSSRVDDQVVAIEAGMLGCMVGDALGVPVDFTSRDSRRESAVTGMRAYGTHHQPAGTWSDDSSLMLCLADSFASAGVDYQDQASRFVAWMQDAVWTPDEEVFDIGYATREAISRLEAGVEAMPQLHLHDN from the coding sequence ATGAACGGCATCCAGAGTAGCAGAGTCGACGATCAAGTCGTTGCCATTGAAGCAGGCATGCTCGGCTGCATGGTGGGCGATGCACTCGGTGTGCCGGTCGATTTCACGAGTCGGGACTCCCGGCGCGAATCGGCGGTCACGGGGATGCGGGCTTACGGGACCCACCATCAGCCCGCCGGGACTTGGTCTGATGACTCCTCGCTGATGCTCTGCTTGGCGGACAGCTTCGCCAGTGCGGGCGTCGACTACCAGGACCAGGCGTCGCGGTTTGTGGCGTGGATGCAAGATGCAGTGTGGACTCCGGATGAGGAGGTCTTCGATATTGGCTATGCGACACGCGAGGCGATCTCTCGGCTCGAAGCGGGCGTCGAGGCGATGCCACAACTGCACCTGCACGACAACTGA